One Deltaproteobacteria bacterium genomic window carries:
- a CDS encoding type II toxin-antitoxin system VapC family toxin translates to MRFVLDCSVTMSWCFADESDYYSDVVLDQLSKTEALVPSIWPLEVVNVLLVAERRKRINKAQAMRLVELLQSLPVAIDVSTAERATGSIHLLAREHKLSSYDAAYLELAMREGLPLATRDDQLARVAKRCGVEILERGARA, encoded by the coding sequence ATGAGATTTGTGCTGGACTGTTCGGTGACAATGTCATGGTGCTTTGCCGATGAATCAGACTATTATTCGGATGTGGTTCTCGACCAGCTCTCAAAGACGGAGGCTCTGGTTCCTTCAATATGGCCATTGGAAGTAGTCAATGTTTTGCTGGTGGCAGAGAGAAGAAAACGGATCAATAAAGCTCAGGCTATGCGCCTCGTCGAACTGCTGCAGTCGCTGCCAGTAGCCATCGATGTTAGCACGGCTGAGAGGGCTACGGGGTCCATCCACTTGCTGGCACGAGAGCACAAACTTTCGTCTTATGATGCTGCCTATCTTGAACTAGCGATGCGAGAGGGCTTACCCCTGGCGACTCGAGACGATCAGCTGGCTAGAGTCGCAAAACGTTGTGGGGTTGAAATCTTGGAGAGAGGGGCACGGGCATAA